A window of the Streptomyces albireticuli genome harbors these coding sequences:
- a CDS encoding TetR/AcrR family transcriptional regulator has protein sequence MAASGRTARPEVIWARPERAGRGPRPAHTRAEIAAAAVRVADAEGLDGVSMRRVAAEIGCGTMSLYNYVPRKDELYELMVDAVVADYDLSREPSGDWRADLKALAGQTRALMHRHPWVPRLMSPVYGFSPNALRYFEYALWVMEPLDVESGTKVELLAMLNGVITTYVSNELSTAERARNSPYPPGEEEAVRAAYLMRVLSEGEYPRMARTLTSGPGVIDLDEVFARAIDRILDGFEAESRRGG, from the coding sequence ATGGCAGCCAGCGGCCGAACGGCCCGCCCCGAGGTGATCTGGGCGCGCCCCGAAAGGGCCGGCCGCGGTCCGCGCCCCGCGCACACCCGCGCCGAGATCGCGGCGGCGGCCGTGCGCGTCGCCGACGCGGAGGGGCTCGACGGCGTCTCCATGCGGCGGGTCGCCGCCGAGATCGGCTGCGGCACGATGTCGCTGTACAACTACGTGCCGCGCAAGGACGAGCTCTACGAGCTGATGGTCGACGCGGTCGTCGCCGACTACGACCTCTCGCGGGAGCCGTCGGGCGACTGGCGCGCCGACCTGAAGGCGCTCGCCGGGCAGACGCGCGCCCTGATGCACCGCCATCCCTGGGTGCCCCGGCTGATGTCGCCCGTCTACGGCTTCAGCCCGAACGCCCTGCGCTATTTCGAGTACGCGCTGTGGGTGATGGAACCGCTGGACGTCGAGAGCGGTACGAAGGTGGAACTGCTCGCCATGCTCAACGGCGTCATCACCACCTACGTCTCCAATGAGCTGTCGACGGCGGAACGGGCCCGCAACTCCCCGTACCCGCCGGGGGAGGAGGAGGCCGTGCGGGCGGCCTATCTGATGCGGGTGCTGTCGGAGGGGGAGTATCCGCGGATGGCGCGGACGCTGACGTCGGGGCCGGGGGTGATCGATCTGGACGAGGTGTTCGCGCGGGCGATCGACCGGATCCTGGACGGGTTCGAGGCGGAGAGCCGGCGCGGGGGGTAG